One segment of Trypanosoma brucei brucei TREU927 chromosome 8, complete sequence DNA contains the following:
- a CDS encoding protein kinase, putative: MPPKRPKLESLCLTPSEKAVSITDTLTLVVKGDGGAEVRVKASGIASASPATSEAADVKLDPCVEVDKIKFEDLQTRHVLGKGSQGKVKLVRHRPTGKTYALKYIHLDGDTDNMREALESELRQVRAVRHRNVVTSYEAYFREGRLYIVLEYMDAGSMADILKRRSNHFTEEMLAYVARELLYGVEHLHSLKMIHRDIKPVNVLANSYGEVKIADFGVAKKLSDGGEGTMSAQGSVIYMSPERINGELYSFSSDIWSVGLTIAECALGVYPFTSLKNNIFDLLQAIATRTASIDWKSTGREHSAQLIDFVNHCLLPAASRPSARELLQHPLIQVAEGVSASDAGRWFTTVS, from the coding sequence ATGCCACCCAAACGACCCAAGTTGGAGAGTCTTTGCTTAACACCTTCTGAGAAGGCAGTATCGATAACGGACACTTTAACACTAGTTGTGAAAGGCGATGGTGGGGCTGAAGTGCGCGTGAAGGCGAGCGGCATCGCGTCAGCTTCACCCGCCACATCTGAAGCTGCCGATGTCAAGCTTGATCCATGTGTTGAAgttgacaaaataaaatttgaGGATCTTCAGACGCGTCATGTTTTAGGTAAGGGGTCGCAGGGTAAGGTGAAACTTGTGCGCCACCGTCCGACAGGTAAAACGTATGCTCTGAAATATATCCACCTCGATGGTGACACTGATAATATGCGTGAAGCCCTCGAATCCGAGTTGAGACAGGTTAGGGCCGTGAGACACAGGAATGTTGTTACGTCATATGAGGCGTATTTTCGAGAAGGAAGGCTTTACATTGTGCTAGAATACATGGACGCTGGAAGCATGGCAGACATCTTGAAACGGCGGTCCAATCATTTTACGGAAGAAATGTTAGCCTACGTCGCTAGAGAGCTGCTTTATGGTGTTGAGCACCTTCATTCACTGAAAATGATACATCGTGACATCAAGCCTGTGAATGTTCTGGCGAACTCCTACGGTGAAGTTAAGATAGCAGATTTCGGTGTGGCAAAGAAGCTCTCCGATGGGGGTGAGGGGACGATGTCTGCACAAGGTTCAGTTATATATATGAGCCCTGAAAGGATTAATGGGGAATTATATTCCTTTAGCAGCGACATATGGAGTGTAGGACTGACGATAGCGGAGTGCGCACTGGGGGTATACCCCTTTACGTCCCTGAAGAACAATATTTTTGATCTACTCCAGGCTATTGCTACGCGAACCGCGTCAATTGACTGGAAATCGACCGGTCGCGAACATAGTGCTCAGCTTATTGATTTTGTAAACCACTGTCTTCTCCCTGCCGCCTCTCGGCCGTCAGCGAGGGAATTGCTACAGCATCCGTTGATTCAGGTAGCGGAGGGTGTAAGCGCTTCTGACGCAGGAAGATGGTTCACCACAGTATCCTGA